A part of Anabas testudineus chromosome 7, fAnaTes1.2, whole genome shotgun sequence genomic DNA contains:
- the LOC113167331 gene encoding deoxynucleoside triphosphate triphosphohydrolase SAMHD1-like isoform X1: protein MVCPLSNESLKRPEMKASVEQHTVDRVCHYLEEELGLEHLQVKLKEHYITDEKLQSLTADDLKNMGIENHKDHLKILNTIKMVLQIKDSPKVFNDSVHGHMEFHPLLVKIIDTPQFQRLRYIKQLGGAYFVYPGASHNRFEHSLGVGYLAGELAQALKTKHDNEGENLIDEKDILSVQIAGLCHDLGHGPFSHMFESVCPKKKHEQISIEMFDYLVEENGLKPLMKLYGLCDPDLIFIKEMIHSEDKHGNWPHEGRGEDKSFLYEIVANKTNGVDVDKFDYFARDCHHLGMQNNFDYRRFLKFARVCEAEDGKKHICIRDKEVYNMYDFFHTRYCLHRRAYQHRVNKAIEIMIRDALSKVKDIKIEGFEKTLLESIDDMAAYTKLTDCLLQVILFSTDDNLKEAKEIIERIFSRDLYVFLGETLVVESKVKLISQKKIEWKKKLAEPLRLKPEDFETVNVTINYGMKERNPIETMYFYTKSDPQKAVKLPKEQVSHLLPDTFSETFIRVYCKKSLQPDEKKRLENWCKENIFEPLQNQD from the exons ATGGTCTGTCCCCTCTCCAATGAAAG CTTGAAAAGACCAGAGATGAAAGCGTCAGTGGAGCAACACACAGTGGACAGAGTCTGTCACTACCTGGAAGAAGAACTAGGACTTGAACATTTGCAAGTTAAATTGAAAG AACATTACATCACTGATGAAAAACTGCAAAGTCTCACAGCTGATGATCTAAAGAACATGGGCATAGA AAATCATAAGGACCATCTAAAAATTCTAAATACTATCAAGATGGTGTTGCAGATCAAAGACTCACCCAAG GTGTTTAATGATTCTGTCCATGGACACATGGAGTTTCACCCTCTCCTTGTCAAAATCATCGACACACCTCAATTCCAGAGATTACGATACATCAAGCAGCTTGGTGGAGCTTATTTTGTTTACCCTGGAGCATCTCACAACCGCTTTGAACACTCTCTTGG GGTAGGATACTTGGCAGGAGAGCTTGCACAagctctgaaaacaaaacatgacaatgAAGGAGAAAATCTCATTGATGAAAAAGACATCCTTAGTGTGCAGATTGCAGGTCTTTGCCATGATCTGG GACATGGACCATTTTCCCACatgtttgaaagtgtgtgtcCAAAAAAGAAG CACGAGCAAATCTCTATTGAAATGTTTGACTACCTGGTGGAAGAAAATGGCCTGAAGCCACTGATGAAGCTGTATGGCCTATGTGATCCTGATTTAATCTTCATCAAGGAGATGATTCACAGTGAAGACAAACATGGAAAC TGGCCCCATGAAGGTCGAGGAGAGGACAAGTCCTTCCTCTATGAAATTGTGGCGAACAAAACAAATGGCGTTGATGTGGACAAGTTTGACTACTTTGCCAG GGACTGTCACCACCTGGGCATGCAGAACAACTTTGACTATCGCCGTTTCCTAAAGTTTGCCAGAGTGTGTGAGGCTGAGGACGGCAAGAAACACATCTGCATTAGAGACAAG GAGGTGTACAACATGTACGACTTTTTCCATACAAGGTACTGTCTGCACAGACGTGCCTACCAGCACAGAGTGAACAAGGCTATAGAGATTAT gaTAAGAGATGCCCTCTCCAAAGTAAAAGACATCAAGATTGAAGGATTTGAGAAGACGCTCTTGGAATCAATAGATGACATGGCAGCCTACACAAAACTAACTG ATTGTTTGCTTCAAGTCATACTCTTCTCTACTGACGATAATCTGAAGGAGGCAAAGGAGATTATTGAGAGGATCTTCTCTCGAGACCTCTATGTGTTCCTGGGTGAAACACTGGTTGTTGAATCCAAG GTAAAACTGATCTCCCAGAAGAAGATtgaatggaaaaagaaactgGCTGAACCCCTGAGACTGAAACCAGAGGACTTTGAAACAGTG AACGTTACTATAAACTATGGGATGAAAGAGAGGAACCCTATTGAAACAATGTATTTCTACACTAAGAGTGACCCTCAGAAGGCAGTCAAACTTCCCAAAGAACAG GTGTCCCACCTTCTCCCAGACACTTTTTCTGAGACTTTCATCAGGGTTTACTGTAAGAAGAGTCTTCAGCCAGATGAAAAGAAACGATTAGAGAACTGGTGCAAAGAAAATATCTTTGAACCACTACAG aATCAAGACTAG
- the LOC113167331 gene encoding deoxynucleoside triphosphate triphosphohydrolase SAMHD1-like isoform X2, translating into MKASVEQHTVDRVCHYLEEELGLEHLQVKLKEHYITDEKLQSLTADDLKNMGIENHKDHLKILNTIKMVLQIKDSPKVFNDSVHGHMEFHPLLVKIIDTPQFQRLRYIKQLGGAYFVYPGASHNRFEHSLGVGYLAGELAQALKTKHDNEGENLIDEKDILSVQIAGLCHDLGHGPFSHMFESVCPKKKHEQISIEMFDYLVEENGLKPLMKLYGLCDPDLIFIKEMIHSEDKHGNWPHEGRGEDKSFLYEIVANKTNGVDVDKFDYFARDCHHLGMQNNFDYRRFLKFARVCEAEDGKKHICIRDKEVYNMYDFFHTRYCLHRRAYQHRVNKAIEIMIRDALSKVKDIKIEGFEKTLLESIDDMAAYTKLTDCLLQVILFSTDDNLKEAKEIIERIFSRDLYVFLGETLVVESKVKLISQKKIEWKKKLAEPLRLKPEDFETVNVTINYGMKERNPIETMYFYTKSDPQKAVKLPKEQVSHLLPDTFSETFIRVYCKKSLQPDEKKRLENWCKENIFEPLQNQD; encoded by the exons ATGAAAGCGTCAGTGGAGCAACACACAGTGGACAGAGTCTGTCACTACCTGGAAGAAGAACTAGGACTTGAACATTTGCAAGTTAAATTGAAAG AACATTACATCACTGATGAAAAACTGCAAAGTCTCACAGCTGATGATCTAAAGAACATGGGCATAGA AAATCATAAGGACCATCTAAAAATTCTAAATACTATCAAGATGGTGTTGCAGATCAAAGACTCACCCAAG GTGTTTAATGATTCTGTCCATGGACACATGGAGTTTCACCCTCTCCTTGTCAAAATCATCGACACACCTCAATTCCAGAGATTACGATACATCAAGCAGCTTGGTGGAGCTTATTTTGTTTACCCTGGAGCATCTCACAACCGCTTTGAACACTCTCTTGG GGTAGGATACTTGGCAGGAGAGCTTGCACAagctctgaaaacaaaacatgacaatgAAGGAGAAAATCTCATTGATGAAAAAGACATCCTTAGTGTGCAGATTGCAGGTCTTTGCCATGATCTGG GACATGGACCATTTTCCCACatgtttgaaagtgtgtgtcCAAAAAAGAAG CACGAGCAAATCTCTATTGAAATGTTTGACTACCTGGTGGAAGAAAATGGCCTGAAGCCACTGATGAAGCTGTATGGCCTATGTGATCCTGATTTAATCTTCATCAAGGAGATGATTCACAGTGAAGACAAACATGGAAAC TGGCCCCATGAAGGTCGAGGAGAGGACAAGTCCTTCCTCTATGAAATTGTGGCGAACAAAACAAATGGCGTTGATGTGGACAAGTTTGACTACTTTGCCAG GGACTGTCACCACCTGGGCATGCAGAACAACTTTGACTATCGCCGTTTCCTAAAGTTTGCCAGAGTGTGTGAGGCTGAGGACGGCAAGAAACACATCTGCATTAGAGACAAG GAGGTGTACAACATGTACGACTTTTTCCATACAAGGTACTGTCTGCACAGACGTGCCTACCAGCACAGAGTGAACAAGGCTATAGAGATTAT gaTAAGAGATGCCCTCTCCAAAGTAAAAGACATCAAGATTGAAGGATTTGAGAAGACGCTCTTGGAATCAATAGATGACATGGCAGCCTACACAAAACTAACTG ATTGTTTGCTTCAAGTCATACTCTTCTCTACTGACGATAATCTGAAGGAGGCAAAGGAGATTATTGAGAGGATCTTCTCTCGAGACCTCTATGTGTTCCTGGGTGAAACACTGGTTGTTGAATCCAAG GTAAAACTGATCTCCCAGAAGAAGATtgaatggaaaaagaaactgGCTGAACCCCTGAGACTGAAACCAGAGGACTTTGAAACAGTG AACGTTACTATAAACTATGGGATGAAAGAGAGGAACCCTATTGAAACAATGTATTTCTACACTAAGAGTGACCCTCAGAAGGCAGTCAAACTTCCCAAAGAACAG GTGTCCCACCTTCTCCCAGACACTTTTTCTGAGACTTTCATCAGGGTTTACTGTAAGAAGAGTCTTCAGCCAGATGAAAAGAAACGATTAGAGAACTGGTGCAAAGAAAATATCTTTGAACCACTACAG aATCAAGACTAG
- the samhd1 gene encoding deoxynucleoside triphosphate triphosphohydrolase SAMHD1: MESRKRPLEADSGPSNGFQTPEKRVSAVRLPDSDYMRWGVEETCQFLLKEGLSKWVALFKDQNLSGVGLRYLSDDQLEKLGIKKLGDRLEILHSLRKLWQIKSEPSKVFNDPIHGHVELHPLLIKIIDTPQFQRLRYIKQLGGIYFVFPGASHNRFEHSIGVGHLAGQLLQALNERQPELLISSRDILCVQIAGLCHDLGHGPFSHMFDGMFIPKARPDVKWKHENASVLMFDYLVTDNNLEPVMKQHGLVLPEDLDFIKEQIAGPLDTNVAQGQKWPYKGRPEDKSFLYEIVANKRNGIDVDKWDYFARDCHHLGIQNNFDYHRFLKFARVCKVEGQKNICTRDKEVGNLYDMFHTRNCLHRRAYQHKVGNIIETMITEAFFKADPYIKIQGAGGKIFTLSTAIDDMEAYTKLTDHVFEQILNSSSPELAEARQILQNILRRRLYKCVGQTQPNKSMEVTREMIQSWNADLAQSVPQSGAQDVILQPEDFVVNVIVMDYGMKEKNPINNVRFYCKSDPTTAIQIRKSQVSKLLPERFAEQLIRVFFKKTDDRSLAAAKKHFIQWCMNNNFSKPQDGDIIAPELTPLKASWANNNEGETGEVDGIRELNHVSVNGEKAKVQLFKEEEEQ; this comes from the exons ATGGAGAGTCGCAAACGGCCGTTGGAGGCGGATTCAGGTCCTAGCAACGGTTTCCAAACGCCGGAGAAGAGGGTGTCGGCGGTCCGGCTGCCGGACTCAGACTACATGCGATGGGGAGTGGAGGAAACGTGCCAGTTTCTGCTAAAAGAAGGTCTTAGCAAATGGGTAGCTCTATTCAAAG ATCAAAACCTGTCCGGCGTCGGGCTGCGGTATCTCAGCGATGATCAGCTGGAGAAGTTGGGCATCAA gAAACTTGGTGACCGTCTGGAGATCCTTCACAGCCTCAGGAAGCTGTGGCAGATAAAGTCTGAGCCAAGCAAG GTGTTTAATGATCCGATCCACGGACATGTGGAGTTACACCCACTTCTCATCAAAATAATTGACACACCTCAGTTCCAGCGACTGCGATACATTAAGCAGCTAGGAGGGATCTACTTTGTTTTTCCCGGAGCGTCCCACAACCGTTTTGAGCACTCCATTGG CGTGGGTCACTTGGCAGGACAACTTTTACAAGCTCTGAATGAGAGGCAGCCAGAACTCCTCATATCTTCCAGAGACATCCTCTGTGTGCAGATCGCTGGGCTCTGCCATGACCTTG GACATGGCCCATTTTCCCACATGTTTGATGGGATGTTTATCCCCAAAGCACGGCCAGATGTTAAATGGAAG CACGAGAATGCCTCTGTTCTCATGTTTGACTACCTGGTTACTGATAATAACCTGGAACCAGTGATGAAGCAGCACGGACTGGTGCTGCCAGAAGACCTCGACTTTATTAAGGAGCAGATTGCTGGACCACTGGACACCAATGTAGCTCAAGGCCAGAAG TGGCCATATAAAGGTCGTCCAGAAGACAAATCCTTCCTCTATGAAATCGtagcaaacaaaagaaatgggATTGATGTGGACAAGTGGGACTACTTTGCCAG GGACTGTCACCACCTGGGCATCCAGAACAACTTTGATTATCACCGCTTCCTAAAGTTTGCCAGGGTGTGTAAGGTGGAAGGGCAGAAAAACATCTGCACGAGAGACAAG GAGGTCGGTAATCTGTATGATATGTTCCACACAAGGAACTGTCTCCACAGACGAGCCTACCAGCACAAAGTGGGGAACATCATAGAGACTAT GATTACTGAGGCCTTTTTTAAAGCAGATCCATACATCAAGATTCAAGGCGCAGGAGGAAAAATATTCACTCTGTCCACAGCCATAGATGACATGGAGGCCTACACCAAACTGACAG ATCATGTGTTTGAGCAAATACTTAACTCGTCCTCCCCGGAGCTGGCTGAAGCCAGGCAGATTCTACAGAACATCCTCCGTCGACGCCTCTACAAGTGTGTTGGACAAACACAGCCGAACAAATCCATGGAAGTTACCCGG gAGATGATTCAAAGTTGGAATGCAGATTTGGCTCAGTCAGTCCCTCAGAGCGGTGCCCAGGACGTCATTCTGCAGCCAGAGGACTTTGTAGTCAAT GTCATTGTTATGGACTATGGGATGAAAGAAAAGAACCCCATCAACAATGTGCGTTTCTATTGCAAGAGTGACCCGACTACAGCCATCCAGATACGCAAGAGCCAG GTGTCAAAACTTCTTCCAGAGCGTTTTGCTGAGCAGCTGATCAGGGTCTTCTTCAAGAAAACTGATGATAGGAGTCTGGCAGCTGCCAAGAAGCACTTTATCCAGTGGTGCATGAACAACAATTTCTCAAAGCCTCAG gaTGGAGACATAATAGCACCTGAGCTGACCCCACTGAAAGCCAGCTGGGCCAACAACAACGAAGGCGAGACGGGCGAAGTCGATGGCATCAGAGAATTAAACCATGTTTCAGTAAATGGAGAAAAAGCCAAAGTGCAGCTTTTtaaggaagaggaagagcagtAA